Part of the Schistocerca americana isolate TAMUIC-IGC-003095 chromosome 5, iqSchAmer2.1, whole genome shotgun sequence genome, GGAGAAGGTTTCTCTCTCGACATTGAGTTAGCTATGCCATTTACAAAGTGCTGAAACTCTTCTGAGCCTGACCGTGGAGATAGATCAGTCGATGAGATTCGTGGCAGAACATACACTGGAACGGAACGAAGAACATAAAGATGAAGCGACTAACGGTAATTGCTCAACAACACCAGCAACAGCAAAGGAGATAACAAATTCGGCAGTTTCCGACCCAAGACATGTCTGACACTTTTTCCTTTCACTAAACGAAAGATCAAGTTTCAACTTTCActttaaccctaggactcacttTGCTAACTTTTCCCTAGTACTCCATCTGCTTTATTTCGTCTGCTTGAATGATTACCCACCACTTCTAACTACAGACCAATTCCTAACGCTTGTTTTCATAGTTTCtacaaaaaaactttattttattgaGAAATTTTAATGAACACTGTTAAATatgaacatttttaaattttttgcttgcAAATCAGTTAGTAATCTCGTTTCCCGGATTGATGAAGGTGTATTAGGAAACATAGTTGGTATAACTTTTTCAGTACTGGAGTTACTTCCTACCAAATGTATCCATTAtatagggtgctacaaaaaggtatggccaaacttccaggaaacattcctcgcacacaaataaagaaaagatgttatgtggacatgcgtctggaaacgcttaatttccatgtttgagctcattttagtttcgtcagtatgtactgtacttcctcgattcaccgccatgatttcatacgggatactctacctgtgctgctagaacatgtgcctttacaagtatgacacaacatgtggatcacgcacgatggagctcctgcatatttcagtcgaagtgttcgtacgctactcaacaacaaattcagtgaccgatggattggtagaggcagaccaattccatggcctccacgctctcctgacctcaaccctcttgactttcagtgatgggggcatttgaaagctcttgtctacgcaaccccggtaccaaatgtagagactcttcgtgctcgtattgtggacggctgtgatacaatacgccactctccagggctgcatcagtgcatcagggattccgtgcgatggaggatggatgcatgtatcctcgctatcggaggacattttgaacatttcctgtaacaaagtgtttgaagtcatgctggtaagttctgttgctgtgtgtttccgtaacatgattaatgtgatttgaagagaagtaataaaatgagctctaacatggaaagtaagcgtttccggacacatgtccacaaaacatattttctttctttgtgtgtgaggaatgtttcctgaaagtttggccgtacctttttgtaacaccctgtatacaggcatACAGCTCATTCCACATGAATGCAGAATTTAACATATTTATAAGCATCGTAATTTCATGGTTAACGTACCATGCCGTCAATAAAAAGCATAACCTTCAGTTTTGTATGCTTGAGATGAATGTTATTGATTTCAGCGTTAAGCTGGGTTCACGCACACAACAAAAGTGTAGCCACAGCTAGTGGCGactgcagttgcatgtgtgaactcccagtTTCCAGTGGCGCAAATTAAGAGACGCAACTGTTGTCACACCACAAAAAGTTCAGGTTGGTCATACTTTGTTGCACCAATTCCCTTAACACTATTGCTCCCTGGTGTCGATATTTCGAAACACGAGCATTCTGTCGCAATTATCGTGGTATAACCGCAGCTGTAGCCATTCGATTTCggtgttttccttattttatttctgaaaaaagtgAAAGCAATGGTAGGCTGTTATACTTTCACGGTTTCTAGAATTACAAGCACAGTAAGATGTTTTATTTtctgcagtagtgtgtgtgtgtgttggcgcgCACTAACCAATGACCTACGCCACAGTCTTAAAAGATTATTGAATGAATAATGAAACTTAATATACTTAACAGGCGAGTCGTATACATTTCGCTATTTGAAAGACCAGGCATTGTATAAATTGTGGATTATACACACAAAATATTTCCAGGGAGTGATATGGCAGCTGTTAAATTAAAAATAGTTATTCGAGGTGCCAGTATCAATGAGTATAATAAGATTTTAAAATCGTGGAAGAAAGgcgtgtttgctgatgatattcaGTTGCCAGCAGTTGGTTAGTTTACGATTTCAGACAGcattttcgtctctgagtgttattgtttttataaatgtgatTTATCCCCACGTGAAACTTTTGGGTTTCTTCTTCCTTAGACAACTTCATTAAAAAGTACACAGAATTATGGTACTATTGCTCAtcagtaaaaaaaattagatatacaagtgaaatgaaaaagaaaagactgAACTGGTTTACAGAAGAGCTAGCAGAAATCATATGCTGTACCAAATGCATAAGCAGCCTCTACCCAAGGGGCACAACAGAGTCTGATAATTCATGGGTtgtatctgaaatgcaaaaaatttCTACAAAGCTAAACTTCTGGCAAAAAGCGAGCAGTGGAAGACTATATAGGAAGGGCATCCAATAAATGAAAGGCAGCATGGCAAATAAAACAATGGAATATATCAAAATGCACAGAAACAGTTCTGCTTGAACTCAAGGAATTAAATCAGtgctttttaaactcagttaaggAATTAAGTAACAGTATTAAAGCAACAAATTGATCTACACTGGACCTTGTTGGAACACCATTCCCTGTTAACTTGGTATTTCAATGGAGAGCTGCCACACCTGCTGATattataaaagctgtatccaaattttcaggttctaaaagaatggactgttattggttatcgAATAACATCCTCGAAAAGGCAAAAATTTGGAGTTTTTCCAGATATACTTTAAGTAATCAAAAGatgtcccagtttttaaaaaagtgAACAAACGTCTTCCctaaagctacagaccagtctccatttgagttactgatacacacacaaataagcagtttctttgaaaaatacaatatcttatgtaacaatcagtttggttttcacaagGGGAGGAGCACAACAgcggccatcttggaaatcattgaccaaaccttaacagcttttgaaaataaaaacatggTATCACTGATATTATGTGACTCAAGCAAAGCTTTTGATTGCATTCTTGTTGACATACTACTGAGGAAACGAcagttttatggggtgagagggagcactttaCCACAAGCGTTTATCCTTGGATTCTTCGTCTTCATTGCAGTTATCAATGATTTACCTGATAACATAGCCCACCCTGTCATATGTTATGCTGGCGATACAAcgctacttaccacacatcagaacattttcAGATCTGAATAGTATAAGAAAAGAAACACTTAATagggccctggactggtttgcagccaataagctcctgtgCAATCCCAATAAAACCCAAAAACTTTTAATGGGAATATTAAATGAATTAGGCAATAAGtcagtaaaactcttaggtatttaCATTGACTCAAAAGTCTATTGGGAGGAACATATCAATCACTTATGTGAAAAAAAATCCTGGGTGGTATACCttatcttgaaactaagggagtTAGTGACCTTGGAGTATCTTaaggtgacatactttgggctattccagtcacatatggaaACAAACAGAGGTGGTTCATCTCCAGCATAATATCTCGATCAATAGCAGGGAAGAAGAAAATAGTTTGGGAACAGGTTTTATGGTAAAGAAGTCTGTCAGTCACGCCATGGTGGAATATGAAACAATAAGCCTCAGATTATGTCAACTGAGGCTGAAGGGAAAATTCTCCAACTTGTCGCTGATTAGTGTGCATGTCCCAACGGAAGATGCagctgaagaagagaaagaagaatttTTATGAGAAACTGAAGCAAGTATATAATAAGCTGCCAAAGTGTGATGTCAAAATTAAACTGGGGTATTGTAATGCTAAAGTAGGTAAAGAGAAAGAGAAACAACCAGTGGCAGGTCTTAATAGTAAACATATGGAATCAAATAACAATGGTTGTAAACTGATTGAATTTGCTTTTAGCAAAGGACTAGTGATTAAAGGCGCGTGTTTGCCACGCAAAGACAGTCGTAAGGAGACTTGGATGTTACCAGATGGGCTGATGAGAAATCAAATAGATCATGTACTGATAGATGAACGGCATGCCACAGATATTTTGGATGTGATTATTCGCTgaggagcagatattgactcagaaCATATTTTGGTAAGAATCAAAACCTTAGAAAGGGTTGCAGTTAAAGCCAGAAGGGCTGGGTTGGACAAAAGTAAGGTCTACAGTGTGGAGATCCCCAAAAATCAGAAAAAAGGAAGAGTATAGGAACAAAGTGCAAGAGAAGTTGCAAAACATCAACGGGATGGAGAGAAAGGATATGAACGTACTATGGGATTAAATTAAGATAGCTTAAAAAACAACAGTTCAAGAGGTACATGGAggaagaggaaaacagaaaagaaatggATGTTTTGATGAGGAGATGTCAAAGGCATTAGATGATAGTAATCAAGCTCGACAAAGAATGTTACAGAAACCTACACGAAATACAGTGGCTATGTTTAAAGAGAAGGGAAGGGGGGCTAAGAATTTAGCGCAGATTAAAAAGAGAGTAGAGGAAAGGGTTAGGatgaatgaaatacagaagaaatttgaaaatatgCAGGGGAGGAAATTCTTTTATGGGGTGGGACAAATAAAGAGAGGATCTCAGCCAATGATGGACATGCTGAAAGATGAGACAGGCAGTTTGATagttggaaaggaaaaaataattaaCACAGGGGCACAACATTTTGAAGTGTTACTGTCAAACTGGCACATCGTAAGTGAAGAAAGAAAAGGAGGGGCtagagaagaaactgaagaagaacaagaGGGGGATGGAGATGATGATGCAGAGGACACAGAACTACTATCGGTAGAAGAGCTACGAGTAATTATAAAGCAACTTGGGAATAACAAAGCTCCTGGACACATCCTGGTAATGGCGGAAATGATAAAACACGGAGGTGAAATATTAATATGAAGGATACATAAAATAATCGTAATGGCCTGGGAAACAGAGAAAATGCCAGAGGACTGGACGTTAGCAACCATCTGCCCTATGCATGAGAAAGGATCATGCATGCAGTGTAAGAACTACTCAGGAATGTCTCTGCTTAGTATCATGTACAAAAGCCTTTCTACGGCTATAACAAGGAGATTAAGTAGACGAGCAGGAAAGATTATAGGCGACtaccaagcaggttttagagctgggCGGCCTACAGCTGAGCATATCTTTACAGTACGTATGATGCTGGAGAAGACATAAGAATATAATGTAAGATTAGAACATCTCTTTATAAACTTTAAACAGGCCTATGACAGAGTTAAAAGATCAGCACTGTGAGAAACAATGCAGACATTCAAATTTCCTAAGAAGCTAATAAAATTAACCAAGATGACCCTAGAAAACAGCAAAAGCCATGTTAAAGTTCAGGGGTATCTGTCAATATCGTTCCCAATGCAAGAAGGACTAAGACAGGGAGACCCACTATATCCAGTACTATTCAACCTGGTATTAGAGAGTGCAGCAAGATCAATAACCACAAACCAAGGAGGCAATATTTACAATAGATTTCCACAAATcttagcctatgcagatgatgtagtactAAGTGCTAGAAGTACAGAGGCAGTCACAGCACCCTTCAAAGAGTTTGAAGCCGCTGCCAAGAACCTTGGTTTAGAAATTAGTGAGACAAAATCTAAGTATTTCGTAACTGAGAAAGATAGAAGAAACACAGATGATCTGCAGTTAGAAGAATACAACTTTGAGAGAGCAGATAGCTTAATTTATCTTGGTTCAGAAATGACACCAGAAAACAAAGTGGAGGCAGATATAACAAATCGAATTAAGGCTGCCAACAGATCATATAGAGTACTATGTATCATGCTCAAAAGTAAGCACCTACGTAGGCTAGTAAAACTGACACTGTACAAAACAGTGATCAAACCAGTTCTTATGTATGGCAGCAAGGCATGGGTACTGACGGAGGCTTTGGAGAAGAAACTAAATATATGGGAAAGGAAAGTGCTGAGGAAGGTGAGATATGGAAAATTATGACTAATGATTAATGAAGAACTAAGGGCTCTGTACAAAAAACCTGAATTGGTAACCTCAATCAAAATGGGAAGGCTAAGATGGTTAGGACATGTCCAGCGTGTGGCAGGAAGAAAGGCTCCCAAAGGAGATTATGATGGGATATCCTGGTGGTACAAGAAGGAGAGGACGACCATGTGTGAGATGACTGGAAGATGTGGAAGCCAACCTGAGAGAGCCGGAACTGATGAGTGATTAGGTGGCGCAGGTGTGCTGAGAACCGAGACGATTGGAAATCTCTGATTGAGGAGGCCAAGGTCCTCAGACGACCGTAGTGTTatggagtcagtcagtcagtcagtcagtcacatatttcatatggtctgattatGTGGGGGCAGTCCCCTCACGTCAAGAACATTTTGAAATTGCAAGCAAAGGCTTataaataatatgtaaaagagATAATAGGGGGCACTGTTGTCCCATTTCTTCTGGACTCAGAATACTCACAATTGTAAATTTATACATTTATATGTCTGTactctacagggtgtcccagctatcttgtccacccaaaatatctctggaacaataacagctattggaaaacgactttcaccggtatcaatgtagggcttggGCCCATGAATgtgcatatttggaaacattctaaaacgaaagcatatgtgttttttaacacaaacttatgtttttttaaatggacctcctatatttttttcttcagcaatccataatatgacaaagcacatactcaatggcgttgattgcgtcgcaatattcccattacatcccgagatattaagacgcgaagttgacgcttgaaacacccgtcatgcgctgctagcgcacgtcctgaggctcaggggtgaaccccatgctgcccgtaatcacatttccatacttatcaagaggtccgaaacgaataatacggtctgctgccatcctgctgcgattacgggcagcaagTCGTGTGGAATTACATAGTGTATACAATACACAATTCAGTACATACAGGGTATACTATACTATATTATACTCttctatattatattatattatagtaTAGTATAGCTAATTGCTTTAACTTTTAGAAACTATCCTGGTGTAATTTGGTACTCTGCTACACTTAAAatgtatagtagtagtagtagtagtagtagctttactcgcccgtagatctctttttaccagGATATACATATGACTTGTCAAAGTATTTCCAAGATAAGATCAATTTAAAatagctaattcgtatacacatatatttacagacttctagttagagacaaccattagatttaatcctgatatacaataatttttttacaaataacttattaaataatgtaatgccacactgttcattcatatctcattatcagtcactgcacacactatacacacattgtttcataacacttcactcactccaCACAACACCATAATGTACTggcattaatttattttattgttgtgtacataCTGCTACATCCTGTATtacgaagccaatatcattgtaaaatgatctacggTGATTGAAAAATTCTTGTGTTTAACTCTTGTTACAGTAACCTGCACTATTACATTCATATCTGCTCATATGATTTCAATTGGCGCTATACTGAAAAGTGTACAACTACATACAATTTTTGGCGTTCTGTGTGAAAGGTAGTTTACTATGCCACAAGCTGTTGTGCCATATTGGATGCGTGTGTGAACTCTTTGCTATGTTCACCTCATGTGTTGTGAACCGAACAACAGCGATAGTCGATAGACAACTCATTTCGTCTTCGATACAGCATGTTGCGTCAAAGTAACATCACGTTAGCAGAAAGTGCTGTGATCTGCAGGTAACCCCCAAATCACAGGACTCACTACCAGGGAGTTAAAAGAAATGTAGACACTGAACTGTAAGAACTAGAGCTGATGGAATCTGTTCAGCCTGAAACCCCTATTATACACGTATGCTAGTGAATCAGTGACAGTGACCAATGCTCCTCGACAAATGTATATTATCAGAATCATTATCAGGCTGCTTATAAAACAGATTTGTTTTTTGGAGGGGATTCTCCCTGagaaaaacaaaatattatattaTCTTCCATTTCCCTCAAACGTTTCACTGTCGTTTCAGCATCATATGTGACCACTTATTTTTTCGTATTACACAGGAAAATGCTCTTTATTACCTGTAAATATATAAATATGAGTTTTTAAGGCAATATTTTCAAATCTGAACGACAGACATAGTTTTGTATGTATACcttctgatgaaaaatattattttaaaggcaagaaaacattttattaactttataattacaccctggatacgaaaaaaacacatttactgaaaaaaaacacagaagttacatacaagccaagaataaagatattgacagcagagtgatggagcagcacataaatatagacatcaaggaatttttccttttcttttaacacttcctccaaaagaaaaaatcatgaaattgttgctttgtctcttgcatgccaatttctgaacatagacaattaaatcgaactcgttcaaggggtttcgtcaaaatatctgccaactggttgtgtccatcaatgtgttccaagaaaatttcactgttcagatatctttcacgaacatagaaatgtcggacctctatatgtttagaacgtcgatgatattctggattttttgctaacttcaatgcactagcattgtcaatgtaaagaactgaaggctgccccgacatttccactaattctgatagcagacgacgtaaccaaactaactctttcgctccttcactagctgcaattatttccgcctcggttgtggatgtggccactactttctgcaactgacttgtccatgacactgcaccacctgagtactttacaagaattccagttgttgagcgccttgtccagttatcacctgcgaaatctgcatcagcataaatctttaattcttcttcagttttgcaatactttggcattcttcggacggtcaaccagcacACAGGTATTGTCTTTCTTTAGAGATTGAGATCCTTCACTGATAGtttgcatccattcttccttctcaTTTGACTGCaatgaattcggatcattaaattcttcctgagggacttcaaattcaacatgatcactatgtaaatcacaaacaatttctggcttaaatttcacatcgtgactcaacaccacttttcttttagatggaatccaaactctgaacccatccttgtcattaacatatccaacaagtcgtccaaaaactgccttatcatcaaacttggaacggaattgtttgttaatgtgaacatagcagcctgtgccaaaaattctgagatgatcaagtcgtcctaccggtcgattaaaccatagttcatgAGGGGTtatattttcaactgaagattttccagtacgatttattaggtagactgctgtgttacatgcctctgcccacaaccctttaggtaatttactaGGATTTAGCAATGACCGGGCAACTTCAACAATGGTTCTATTTTCCCattcagccacaccattttgttcaggagtgtaaggaggaggaatcagtagctctattcccctgtctgcaagcagttcactgacattcttattgttaaagtCTTTGCCActatcacatctaaattgtttgacaacatgtccattagttcgtgcttcatttaaaaactgcttaagcatggtacacacttcacttttgtgtcttaaaaagaaaattcgacgaaatttactaaaatcgtctttgaaacataaATAATAATGCTTACCTCCAGaagatttcgtgctcattggtccattgaaatccgcgtggattaattcaccagtagtggtagagggtattgttcgtgttttgaatggcagcctatgcatctttccaaccacacagccgtcacaaaattcactcttggcatcttccacattaatgtacattccttttaaaatattcttcacaagttgtttattttgatgaccaaacctttcatggtacacttgcaatgtttcaGATGAAGTCATCAAGTTCACACGATTCATTTTTGCATTTAtaacaacacgcatgttcaacacatgaagcccatttttcacataacctgtcataacaaCATCGCCACTGACTTGTTTTAGAATACAGACATTATTATAACaaaaattagtactgtagcctcttcaggcaatggctctcacagagaacagattagcacttgcatcagggacgtacaaaacattgtccattctagcattgtaccataTATTGTTTCGTCGaatttggatgtaaactgttccttgaccgtacgcacacattttgacatcttgttttcccaatgaaattacttgaggagcatcaaattcactatacgaaacaaaatactttttgttgggagtgatatgatttgtagcgccactgtcgcaataccgtttatttgggtcactgtgattactggtacacacacccatagcgtatgaagtaaatgcagcgtgttcactttctcgcttcttctcttttcttttattgctgtcacgagtgttctgtggacattctgctgctcagtgaccTAAATGTTTGCATGTATCACACGGAAACTTGTATTTTAATTGTGACTTCTtcatctttacttgctgattacttgtttgccgttttcttgttttagaaaagacaaaagctgcacttccattaatgtcttgttcacgcagttcaatagtacagagtttttcaatcaataaattcaagctttgcttttctgtcggtatcgtatcccagagagccttaaaattgtcgtagtcttttcccagtgtagacaaaattcgaccatttaagattctttcagatagcgtattttcgtcatgttttgctaattcatcgttcaggtccacaaataacttttgcagtttggccacatgtgcactaatatcttccgtttcatcacgtttaacacggaaaaatgtttcaatcaacatattcaaacgctgagtactgctacgttcaaatcgggcgcgtaatttgtcccagatttctttagcattcttgcacgttaagacgagttctgcaacaggtttacttagtGCACTTGCTATAAGACTTACTGCCTTTGCGTCGTCTTTgtgccattccacatacgcttctttttgtgcacttgtcgcatcttgcggcaactctacacgttcacgtgtaccgttaataataAATTCTAGTCCACATGAAcgcagcaccatagaaatatgccatttccatttggcccagtcctcaggtccttcaagcttatcaatgctgaccatATAATCGgcgctagcagtcatgtttctttacagacgtaggctcatttcaaatattgttttaattaaactatgttgtttgcctttacacgtgtactgggcccataacctgatgaaaaatattattttaaaggcaagaaaacattttattagctttgtaattacaccctggatacgaaaaaagcACATTTACTGAAAAAAGCACGGAAGTTGcatacaagccaagaataaagatattacagcagagtcatggagcagcacataaatatagatgacaaggaatttttccttttcttttaacaCCTTGTTACCATATGCTGAGgtttttcctatttttttaatgtttcctaTGGCACTTGTTTGTTTTTTAGTCTGTAATCTACAGCCATATACTGCCTAACTTTATGACTGGGAATTTTATGGTTAGGCCTATCGTTAACTAATAGTATGTGGAAGATAGTGTGCgtgtatttatgtatatatatatatatgtgtgtgtgtgtgtgtgtgtgtgtgtgtgtgtgtgtgtgtgtgtgcatatgtttcTTTTGCAATATATTTCACTTACTTTTTCTCGTTTCCTCACCACCTTCACTGTGAAAAAGTGCACCGTGTAACTTTCATTGTCACTGTTTACGACCTAAGAAAACAAGATGGCGGATAGTGGAACAACTGACTGTGTTCAGGGCGAGAATTTTGAGTCTTTCTGAGGTTTATCTGCCATTTTACATAAGGGAGTGAGTGAGTTTGTgtctgtgtgcttgtgtgtgtggatGGTAGGATGGTGGGTGGGTGTGTTTATGGCCTGGTATTGTTTGATAGTTCTTTGAGCGCAGGGAATAGAGTTctgttgcagagagctgtgtattcatttattatttgttttccttctACTATGGCTACCTGTATTCAATAGTTCTCTTCAATTTTTAGATTTTGTGGGAGGTTgttgttgcatttgagaattttcaagtcaGTGTTGATATCAATGGCGCACCGTTTCATATTTATAATGTTGTAGTTATCACGTATCATAGGTCGGTAATAATACGCTTTGAATATCGTAAACGCATTTATTAGACACTGAAGCAAGCAAGAACAAACTTGGCAATGCACAACTTGTGCGCTGAGAGAGTATAGGATAAAACCAGTTCAAAGAGGTCAGAGTCAAAGATAGACAACACAGAGCCCCCCTTCCCTGACCCTCCCCAGTAGTGTGGAGCACCGCGGAGGGAAGCTTCATCACTCGAACTCATAATCATCGTGCCAGTGCAGAGGTTGCAGACGGCCACCGGCGTGAGAAGTAGGCATCTCGAAAACTGTGCTGCAAGAGCCCCATGTGGCTAACTGCTACATAGGTGGAGAGACATCACTCGAAGTCAGGGAGGCGGAGCTGCAGCGTCAGCAGGCAGGTCGGAAGCGTTGGAAGGCAGGTCAGAGAGTGATCACTCTGGTTTCAGGTGGTTAACAGACAATGTCTGTGGTCGTCCATTTAGATGAATT contains:
- the LOC124616251 gene encoding uncharacterized protein LOC124616251, whose translation is MQLKKRKKNFYEKLKQVYNKLPKCDVKIKLGYCNAKVGKEKEKQPVAGLNSKHMESNNNGCKLIEFAFSKGLVIKGACLPRKDSPYADDVVLSARSTEAVTAPFKEFEAAAKNLGLEISETKSKYFVTEKDRRNTDDLQLEEYNFERADSLIYLGSEMTPENKVEADITNRIKAANRSYRVLCIMLKSKHLRRLVKLTLYKTVIKPVLMYGSKAWVLTEALEKKLNIWERKVLRKVRYGKL
- the LOC124616252 gene encoding uncharacterized protein LOC124616252, which produces MTASADYMVSIDKLEGPEDWAKWKWHISMVLRSCGLEFIINGTRERVELPQDATSAQKEAYVEWHKDDAKAVSLIASALSKPVAELVLTCKNAKEIWDKLRARFERSSTQRLNMLIETFFRVKRDETEDISAHVAKLQKLFVDLNDELAKHDENTLSERILNGRILSTLGKDYDNFKALWDTIPTEKQSLNLLIEKLCTIELREQDINGSAAFVFSKTRKRQTSNQQVKMKKSQLKYKFPCDTCKHLGH